The Tenebrio molitor chromosome 2, icTenMoli1.1, whole genome shotgun sequence DNA segment TGCCAgcgagattgggagattttaaattgtattaaattagcccaacactacaaaatgcactagaatacattaattatagcataatttcagggcaaaaatgttactgcttgaaggatatatttcaaattttacgtgcacTAGCTACTCCTTTCTCTACATAGAATTTAGTtacttttatgtcaaccaatctctcgctggacaaaccaTACCACAGGATTAGCCGATGGTAaaaatagaaagaaaatacaaaataccaaaaatgtCATTTCTCATTTGCTCTTTGTGCTGTTGAAGTGTTGATGACTGGTAATCAAAAAGTTGTATTCTAACCTGTGGTTGTAACGATAGAAGTAGTTAAATAATCACGGGTTAAATTACGTCGGCTGCCAGTTTTAGTTTAGTTTTTTATTCAATATAATGTGTTTTAAGTTGGTTTAAGTTCTATATGTGCATTAAGttatacaacaaaaatagTGTCAAATAGTAGCTAAACATAACCTTGTAATCTATTAAATTTACTGCAATGAGAAGTATTTGCTTAAATAATAAGTGAAGCAAGATCCAGTTATGTaggtattttaaataattaatgtcttaagtattttatttgtattaacATTTGTaggtattttaaaacaaatattctCCTCCACTTTCGGCAATTGTGGGCTGTGAAAAACTTTTGGATGAGAAAAAAGTTCGTAATAATTAATACTTAATTTCTTTTAACAATAAGTTTGAAGGGTAGATTATGGCAAATTTAACATTGTTGAACCAGGAAGTGTATCACCACAAAAACAAGTCCCTGATTACATACCTAAACCAAGCTATTATGTGACAGGTGAACCCAGTGAAGTTATGGAAGCcccagaaataaaaaatcacaGACAAATTTTAGGAATGAGAGAATCATGCAAATTAGCTGCAAACATTCTTAAAAGAGTTGGAAATTATGTAAAGGTAAAGTTCAGTAATGTTACTAATGTTAATCTCGATATATCTGGCATGACAAAAAGATCAGACACAAGACACTAAAGAAGATACAAAATATAGGGTAGGTAATCatagaacatttttttgtttgttttggcCTTTTGTTAACGCGCAAGAGCTTTTGGAAGTTACAATAAAACTACCTGTAAAAGTGTAAAACTACATAAATGATCCTGTTATTGATGTGGGAACATAAAATTGTATGTGTCCACTCTCAAAGGTGCCCTTAACAGATATCCAAAAATTCCTTTCACAAATACGTTTGAAATCCGTTTTTTCGTCAGTGTTATACAGGggtctcccagaactggcggaccaaaataatatggtgaattcatcatcttctgggaataataggaaaaatgttcaaaaaaatctatcttaaatagtgattaggaaagtagcaatttaaactgaccaatcctgttgttgatgttaagttacatattaattagttttcctgctttatttgtaactatggatacatttcaaatgatgcacatgcattgttgggtatccgcattgtttgtgcaatgacggacgtttttaggttatagtatttttcaggttatagtatttctgctaggatgttccctattgggaaaacgaattgcgtactcctgaggagcaactgtggcactctcatcacactgttcatataagacaagcatatcaaaatattctgaagcgGTAAACATtacgcgtttttaatgacttgtcagaattgtcagaaataatttattatgacataatattcaattataatgtctttgcaacaatcaaatttatttcgatagttaccaatataattttttaaggtaattttatatctacacgcgattggtcaattaaaaacgttcttattttaaaatccaatgaggatagatttttttaaatatttttcctattattgccagaagataatgatttcaccgtgttattttggtccgccagttctgggagaccctgtatatGGTGTTAAATATGATGAAATTTGGTGTGAGGGAGTGGTTTTCAAACGCGGCAACATTGCTAGAATAacatataacaaaaaaaaaaaatgccaatgaaattgtgacagttttcaaaatgagTTCTACCGCAGATGAATATTGTATTTAGCTCTTGGTGGCGCAGAAAGTAACGCGACATTTAGTTGCACAGACATACATCATGCGTTTTCCTAATGGAAGGCATCCCAGTGTGAATGTTATTAGGCGTTATGCTACTAAAACGCCTGTCcgtcctttttgacacacccgatatattttttttatagatattaacatttgtaaacaatactaaCATATCTATAAATCTTcataaattgatttttgaaattatatatTTAGGTAGGACTTACCACAGATGATCTTGATATTTTCACTCATGATTTAATTATAAACAGTGGCGCCTATCCATCACCATTAAATTACAAGAATTTTCCAAAGTCAATCTGTACTTCTGTAAATAATGTAGCATGTCATGGAATTCCTGATGATCGGGCATTACAAGATGGTGACATTATCAACATTGATATTACAGTATGTAATTTCAACTCAGTTGCTTTACAAAGTTCATGTGGTAATTCTAGGTTTTTTACAATGGATATCACGGTGATTGTtctaaaacttttttaatagGAAATGTAGACGATTTTGGTAGGAATCTAGTCAGTACTAcagaaatttgtttaaatgaaGCCATCTCTATCTGTAAACCTGGGCGTAAATTTTGCgatattggaaatttaattgaaaaaacagcAGCCAACTTAGGATTTACTGTAGTTCCAGCGTTTATTGGTCACGGCATTGGTCACTATTTTCATGGACCACCTGATATTTTTCATATctgtaaaaatacaataaaagttttttcaagTATATTAATATTAAGCATTTTTAGACAATAATTATCCTGGAGAAATGAGATCAGGAATGACATTTACTATAGAACCTGCACTTTCATACGGAGGAAAAGAAATTGTTATTCTTGAGGATGGATGGACAGCAGTAACTCTTGATTTTGCAAGAACTGCACAATTTGAACATACAGTACTCATTACAGACACGGGTGTCGACGTTTTGACGATACCTTCTGACTAAATAAAACGCTTGTAtagaaatactttttttataaatggtATGTACAGTGTAGTATcgtttttagttttaaaattttagctGTGTACATATTGCTCCCACTTTTAATCCTATacacttaaaatttacaactattAAAAGTGAgattaatagaaaaataaccAAGTATAACAATACATATTGTGATGGGATGAACGACAGAATTGTGTATAAAATGGAATGTTTTATacttttcaaatatttggttatttttctttttttttataatatataCATGGATGGCGATGTGAATATGCTGACATATCTCTGTAACATCATCTTAGactttatataaaaatatatttgtttttcACTTAGCAGCTATATTTTAGACTGCCTATGTTTTCAgtacatatttttacaatatGCAGTGCAAACAGTTTGGAAGCACTTAACTTGTTAACAAATGCCACCCAAAATTAGGCAGTCTGAACAATTAAATTGTTACTTTGAATTTCATAAAATAACAGAAAGGTTCACCAAGGATAtgtcaacattaaaaaatattaaaagtgGATTGGTTAACAAGGGGCTATAAAAACGAAATAATTTAAGGAGAAGAAACGATAATTAGAGCAATACAAAAACgtaacctatttttttttgtactatgATAGACAAAGAATATCTTGCGAAAAAagataacaaaacaaagaggATGTTGCCGTTTTAGTTTAAAAACGATTATTGCACCATTAATAAACTTTTAAACTAAAACACCACAAAACCACGAATCTGATTATAAGTGGGAAAAATTGCGcttttaaaatatctgtacaaaaCAAGTACGTTTAGCTCTtaacttacaaaaaaaaagtatcacTTCGAGGGCTTTTTCAAcgttataaataaatcaataaataatttcacaaCATTAAACGATTGTGCGCAAACACattaaactttaaaaaaacaacgcACCACGAAATTTAACTCgaataacttaaaaaaaaaaaaacagtcaGAAATACATTAGAAGCAGAGTTAGAAAAAAGATAACGTTGTGATTCTATTTAAGAAActgaaatattacaaaaaaattaaacaatctGTCATATACgatgaattttaattattgatttcCCTCATCATGTAGCATCTTCATTCAGCCTTTCTACTCGATACCTATTATAAGATACATATGGAGTTCGTGAAAGATCATTGTCCGTTAGCACCCGCGTTCGATTGGGCACAACACCTTCTCCACGGCCCATCAACCAATCTGTACACTGTTTATGCTGCACATCACTAACATTCGCACTAGCCCATTTCTTCAGCCACGCACGGAACTTCGACGATAGCCTCTTTGTAATTTCAGGATGAGTCTGTAACAACATAACAATAACTGATGATACCGTTAcgttaatgtaatttttcaataaaatttcattcggcggactaaataaataaaaaaagatgtCCATTTCTAATGGTTCTTAAATTTTGTGGTTTTAACTTTCGTCTCTGATATGCCctgcataattttttaaaaacatttatatACACATACCTTTCTTGCTTTGGAAAAGGcacttattttataaagaaaactatctTTATTGACGGTAAACATGATTTTGGAATCTTGAGAATTGAATTTACATTGCGTTTCATCAGACACTTCATAGCCAGGATGATCAGTTTGATTTCTTTCAGGCGGAGGACGCTCTATTAATTTTCTCTCTAACTCGTCTAAAATGCCGAATTTTTTATCGCCATCATCAAGCCTACTCGATTTTTTGTTCTCCTCATTATCTTGAGTCTTTTTGTTCTGGTCATCACTTGATGATTCTCCTTGATTATTAACCGAATTCTTTTTATCGCCGGTTTTATTATGATGTCCCATTCGCTTTTTATATATTCGCAAATTCctatttaaatatacaggtgaACGTGGTTTATTATCAACATTTGCAATATCAGAATAACATTCTTTGTAGGCACTCCACTTCTTCGCGTCATCCACTTTCTTTGGATCTTCTGAATCTGTATCCAGTAATTCGATCGTCATTCGACAATCTCTTTTATAAATGtatattttgaaacaattttcatcttGAACAGCCTTTTCGCCAGATCTCTGGTAAGCTAATTCTAAGTGTGCTCTTTTATGGGCAGTTGCACACGGCCCTCCAGTAGCACCGCGTTTTTGTTCCTTAGAAAATAGATCGGTACATGCTATAGCCGTTCTTTCCGTTACACAGTGTTGCAATTGTCGGACAGCGTATGAGACCACTTTGTCTAAAGTGAAAGCAATGTATGCATGAATACCAAACATTTCTCTCAATGTATCCTCATAGGTGTTCGCGTCCATGTTGCCatctaacaaatttttaaccaTGTCTAAAAACGCAACGTAATAATCTTCTACTTCGATTTGGGGCTTTGGTTTTAATCTAAGTGCTACAGCTGTACTTTCCTTGCGACCTGTTCGCGATTTTGCTTCTTCAGCAGCCAAAATTACTGCACGTTCGTAAATTTTTGCCAAACGTTCACATAATACGGCATGTAATcttaaaaatatgtaccaaTTGTTATTAGCCATGAATAAAGTGTACGCTTCATCCTAAAGTTAAAAACATATGTTAGATTTGGACTCCAAGTTGACTGATGAAAACTTACCGGATCTGACACTTGCGCGTGTAGAGGAACTTTAATATCTTCTTCTTTGTAATCAGCATCAGTTTTAATATCCATTTCACCGTCGAGTCGCCCTGGAGATTTTCCTGGACTGGCATCGCTTTTTCCTTTGGGGTTTATTGCATTCGGACTGCTTATAGGACTGTCATCTCCGTCTTCTTTTTCATCTACGAAAAAGCATATtgctaatttttaaaacacggTAGAGGTCTTCCATTATCTCGTGAACCAGCGCAgaacattaaaattatgttaaagGTATATGTAATTTCACTTACAAGTAACACCTAATCGACTACTaccgtcgaagttggcgttgaagagtcaattATGAATGAACCACTCAtcttaaaaacactgatttttcaaattgcagattaaaaacacaaacaacgcaaaaagtgaggttacatttaaacagctgataaGAGTTGTAATCCGGCGGtacattcacaatcgactcgtcAACGCCAATTTCGacggcaaatttaaaaaaaaaaaaaaaaaaccgttctACTGAGTCAGTAAATAATCTGCTCTGCTCTTTtgtcttgaattttttttttaaataaagatgGGCAACAAATCAATTATTCTCTTTCGTTGTTATTATGACATTTTAGGCGAATGCTTCAACTTGACTGGAAGAAAGCCCCTCACTTCGGCGCTTCATTCCCGGAGTCCGAAAAAATGCGAGGATAGTTTCCGCTTCGTTGAAAGCACATAACTGGCGGAGTAAACAACGCTTGGGACGCACAACAATCCTTAAGTTTCagtgtgaaaaaaataaaacgtgatcaagaatgactgaatctgttggtaacaatgaaaatttgaatgattttggtaccactgtggatctaaacgcatttccagttgtcagctttgacagagttgacaggcgaatttgacgtttaccatcgAAGGGTCATTTTTCTAAATACAATAGCATgaacatacccgacataaccaaatttttttttaaatgtcgtgtcaagttaaaacatctggtcagtgccaattacgaaacagaaaaacaccaatatttttcaattgtttcattgccaacagactcagtcattgttgatcacgctgtatataaaaataagcaaaatgtTATTATAATCATTGTCTTATGAAAATTTAAGATGAAAACTACTTCGTTATTACGTCAGACGACATAGAACATTGcacaaataaaaagaatattaCCATCATCTTCACGTTCGTCATCTGTTAGCTGTTGTTTGGGATGGAAAAATAGTTCAGGTATGAACTGACGTAATAAATGCTTTATACGCCTTTTTTCGCCCTTTTGAATTCCTGTTTGTCTCTTAACATGATGAATCAGAAGATTTGCAGCGTCGTCAAGAATTGTCCGATCTCGATATGGCAAAATCAAATGAGGACCCATGACTGGTTCTGCACCCTCTTCATTTTGTTCATGTCTCTATCGatataaaacaattatttatataattatGACAAGAACATACAACAAATATATTTACCTCATCAAATAATGTTTcaatttcattaaacaaaCTTTTAGACCTTAGAGCTTTTACATCGGTTTGTTTGAAATTTATACCTTGATGATCAAGACTTTTCAAGtagtatttttcattttgttctcgccaaattttattgaatccTTTTTGCGCTTCTCGCCATTCTTCTTCTTTTGCCTTAAGCCTTCGAAGTACTACAGGAACAGCTGTTTGCGGATTTCTTTTTAAGCCGTCGATTATATCTTGAGCTTTATCTCCATAAATTCTTTTGAGCGCTCGTTGGTGCAATGTTGGGGATGAACCACCTAAACAATCGTCCAAACGATACTTGGCAACGTCTTCCGCGTTCATCCTGctcaattttttgttaacaCCTTCCAACACTCTAATGGTTGATGCATTCGTTTCGATCACAACATCCAACTCGAACCTTTCATCTTCACAACGATACATGTACTCTTCATATTGCGTTTTTCGAGAACTAACAAACGTACTATCTTCAGACCAAGTAGGAAAAGATACCCACTGATCATTCAACACCTCCTTGCATAACTGTGTTCGACCCGAACAACTTAAACCTTCCTGTGCTGGAGGTATTACACAATAACTGGCACCCAGACGCTTAGCTGTTGTGAGGTCGATTTCCAAGGCAGTTTCACCCTGTGGTCTTTCTGTACGCGATGCATTGTAAGGCAGCGATTCGACTTCGTTTTGACCCAGGAATTCGCGAAACCACCTCATTAATTCTGGAAATCTACCCAAAAAAGGGCTCACTACCATTATCAGTTCgctttttgaaataatttcttgaTTAAATAGAATAAGACAACGTAAAAAGTTGTTATATACTTCTTGTGAGCGCACTGCTTTTCGAacctgtaaaaaaaatataattttgagaGTTCTTGATGAATTAAATAAGAATAAACAAAGAGTTTATTTTCCATAAAGAATAATGTTGCAGAGTAATGAGAAGGTATGTCTACTGAATATTAAACATCCTTCACTCTAACTTGCATTTATATTGCACTGTTTCCTTTACACAACTCAAACCAAAATAGAGATATGTTTAGATCGTTCAGTGCAAATTTGTTTCAGAGAGACACTTTGTTAGTCTGTTGCAACTtagactaatttttttttttaatttatagatGTAATTTGACCACAACTACCAATATCACCAAAATGATGGTAAAAAGGAATTAAATCAGCATAATACTTACACATTCACTAAAATATTATCATGAAACTAACACAATTTCTATACAAATtgttacaaaatttgtaagtagTTTGTCTTCTCTCAACatcaaaatttgaaggtaaacaattttgttttattaattatataaCGGTAATGATCACGGAGTACCTCCATTAGAATATACATTTAAGGcggaaaatgtaaaaaaaaaatatgtaactaggtttttttttgcaataagAAACGGACGcaatagtatttttttttatctattaTCGTAAACTAGAAAATATACCTTGCATAaacttttaatattatttagcCTATGTTAATTAGAACATTTAATtcgatatcaaaaaaatctaattttttgtttaaaagttTGTTAACAATCAAATAACAAAATCTAGTTATTggacaattataaaaatgaatacaatttaaaaagatATAACTTTTCCAATTgtcatgaaaaaaatatgtaccttgaaaatttgtttttcccTTGTAGGCAACAGCTATTCTACTTTTACAAAATCATCCATTGATTTCAGCAATAgacttttattaacaattaaatcAAGATAATAATCTGAAAGATTTTTGCCAGAATTATACTTATCTACGTATAGTAGGCCCTGCAATTTTTACAGTTCTTTTATGGACTAATAAAGTTTGTTCGTTCTACAATGATTGTgtaggattaaaaaaaattgtaaaccaAAGCGGTAAAGTGGTTTTCCGGGTCTCAAGAAATATTTTCTCTCAACCCGGAAAATAATCAATTTACTGCTTAGGTATACAACATACATCCTATGTAGATCttctgacatttttttttttcaaaaactgaaTTTTAAGTAGAATATAGTTTCAGCGATTTTTAGTTGGGCGTACTAAACATAAAAcaagataattaaaaaaaatatagcagATTTTTCATTGTCTCTGTTGATTCATTGAAAACTTTTAAGATTACCTTATCGAAGAATGCATAATCGTTTAACGTGCCGTACTTTCCCGCTTCTGCCAATGTGACATCTCTGCATGATGACATTTTATGCTTCTTAGGTGGCGGTGCATCTCTATGCATCATAGGGGTATATGTTGGAGAGCGTTTTAATTGCCCTGAAATATGACTTGGCTTATGGGAAGGTCTTTCCATTATATTTTCTCTGTAGGGCTGTTTTGTTGGCGGTTTTTTCACAACGGAATGGTCGGACGCTGGTGCTGGATTAATATGACTGGTAGCGTCAGGTAAAAACTGACCGAATTCGGCTAGAAGATCGCTCTGATTTTCAAAAAGTTTTGCTACTTGACTGTATACTTCTTGCTCAGTTAGGTGCTTCCCACCAGAACCTCCGCTAGACGATTCTTTCATTGTTCGTTGTTCTTTCTGATAAATATGTAAGATATCCAGAAACCTCTTGTACTTTTCTGGTTGATCTTGAAAACGATtctgtaataaaaatattaaaaatcactgtATTAATAGTATACTATCTATAAATTACCTAAGATTTTAAATATGAACAGATaagttatgtttaaaaaaaaagccacttggttgacaattttattaaacatttatcAAATGCAGAAAACAATACAGTCTGTGATGATCTTTTGAATTCACAGAAATGGAATACGAGTGTATCTATATTCTTGCGTAATACAAAatattgttgttaatttttctacttattttaaattatacatGTCATGTGCATAGTAGTAGATATGGATTTAAGTGAAACATTATTTTAGTGTATTTTGAAACAATGTGGTTCAACtgaatgaaatcaaaattaacaattagTCCTTACATTACTTGTTTGTTTCTGTGTTTAACTCtaacattattaaatttttgtaatacatATGCGACGATTTaattcgtttaaaaaattatcaaaaattgtttgctCATTGTAATAAGAAATCGAAACAATCTAATTATTCGTTAAAATATAGAGAAGAAGTTCATGAACGTatcaagaattattataaGCCTATACATACTTTACAAGCAGTGAACATCCTGCATTTCATACAGGTGTGTCAAACTTGTGGTTAACCCCAACAgattacaaacaaaattaatgtaggTACATTGAAAAATGTGTCTCTATTTTAGAGAGCAAGTCGACACAAGTTGTGtcttaaaaaaccaaagtaaGTATGTGTATTTCATATCGCCCTTGTCACAAGAGAATGgtaaatgtcataatacataacaattttttgttgcaaGTTTTAATCACATGTATTCCACAAATTTAACGAAAGTTTTATGgggtaatatttttattgcaagTTTATCGTAACTGTTTATCattcttttgtaaaaaatttctttttgcgaAGTTTTAGATGAATTATAACCAGTTCTTTGGTAaatctgtaataaaatttttgatgaaGTCTAAATCTGTAATTTTCCACTCTTTTAGGAGATCCTTAAAAATCGAACACACAAAAACTTTCTTCCACTAAAGAaacgattttttcaaaatgacgcTACTTtgtatgaaataatttttactttaaagaaataatatattatgtacttagaaaaatttaatatttaaatttataatcaaCATTGTCCTGGTTTAATGGTAAAAAGAAAGATATAAAAGATAAGAAATCTAAAAGTTTTCACAAGACAATACCGGGTATCGTAAATTTTACTTCCATCTTCCAAAATCGCAACttacaataattaaacaaaCGTAATCAAATTTGGTACATGTAATAGGTTTATCATTAAGGGTTATTTAGTGATGGGCAATGAGAACATTTCCAATTGGAAATATTTCAGAAACAGAATAGTTACATATTTCCATAAGTTTCCGAGCTTGAAATTTTACCACCACATCTCAGAAATATAACCTCTAATCTAAAGTCcaggggccagtttatagaaagagaattaaatatttcattcgaattaaattttaatgcccgattaacccatgaatccgaaacttggattggttcaatctgatcacgtgttcagttaatctcgcatttgattacgattaacttatgCACAACCAAAAACCCTAGAATAGGTCAGAATTCTGTCTGAACCGGTTAATTTAAGCTTCGCTgatcaaaaaatgatttagtGAATCTTAAAACATTGAGAACatactttattattatttggtgttttcttgaagaaaaaaagaaccCCAATATGATGGAGCacacatttgaaaaattacaatgt contains these protein-coding regions:
- the Sin3A gene encoding paired amphipathic helix protein Sin3a, encoding MKRLRVDETLKEGSGSPATAALYNQSLQNTSSSLAYSNTSTVKVVSEGMQSGLYPPPPVSYGAMPAATVPHSGKTSAMQPLSVSGHSQLRTAGSSPPTAPMQDMQQQQQQQPQQSQQQQSPGSNFQRLKVEDALSYLDLVKFKFGSKPQVYNDFLDIMKEFKSQSIDTPGVIQRVSNLFKGFPDLIVGFNTFLPPGYKIEVQKSDQGYAFQVSVSMPSPTGNMPSDPQQQKMIMRGSGTINMSNSVPLTTMPPCQPLSLTQHVPPVAPQATPSIPVVHHSSSYGSGAPTYNNSMSLSAAQVAVSQALQGHTDTPQNQPVQFNHAINYVNKIKNRFQDQPEKYKRFLDILHIYQKEQRTMKESSSGGSGGKHLTEQEVYSQVAKLFENQSDLLAEFGQFLPDATSHINPAPASDHSVVKKPPTKQPYRENIMERPSHKPSHISGQLKRSPTYTPMMHRDAPPPKKHKMSSCRDVTLAEAGKYGTLNDYAFFDKVRKAVRSQEVYNNFLRCLILFNQEIISKSELIMVVSPFLGRFPELMRWFREFLGQNEVESLPYNASRTERPQGETALEIDLTTAKRLGASYCVIPPAQEGLSCSGRTQLCKEVLNDQWVSFPTWSEDSTFVSSRKTQYEEYMYRCEDERFELDVVIETNASTIRVLEGVNKKLSRMNAEDVAKYRLDDCLGGSSPTLHQRALKRIYGDKAQDIIDGLKRNPQTAVPVVLRRLKAKEEEWREAQKGFNKIWREQNEKYYLKSLDHQGINFKQTDVKALRSKSLFNEIETLFDERHEQNEEGAEPVMGPHLILPYRDRTILDDAANLLIHHVKRQTGIQKGEKRRIKHLLRQFIPELFFHPKQQLTDDEREDDDEKEDGDDSPISSPNAINPKGKSDASPGKSPGRLDGEMDIKTDADYKEEDIKVPLHAQVSDPDEAYTLFMANNNWYIFLRLHAVLCERLAKIYERAVILAAEEAKSRTGRKESTAVALRLKPKPQIEVEDYYVAFLDMVKNLLDGNMDANTYEDTLREMFGIHAYIAFTLDKVVSYAVRQLQHCVTERTAIACTDLFSKEQKRGATGGPCATAHKRAHLELAYQRSGEKAVQDENCFKIYIYKRDCRMTIELLDTDSEDPKKVDDAKKWSAYKECYSDIANVDNKPRSPVYLNRNLRIYKKRMGHHNKTGDKKNSVNNQGESSSDDQNKKTQDNEENKKSSRLDDGDKKFGILDELERKLIERPPPERNQTDHPGYEVSDETQCKFNSQDSKIMFTVNKDSFLYKISAFSKARKTHPEITKRLSSKFRAWLKKWASANVSDVQHKQCTDWLMGRGEGVVPNRTRVLTDNDLSRTPYVSYNRYRVERLNEDAT
- the LOC138122646 gene encoding methionine aminopeptidase 1D, mitochondrial isoform X2, producing MRKKVDYGKFNIVEPGSVSPQKQVPDYIPKPSYYVTGEPSEVMEAPEIKNHRQILGMRESCKLAANILKRVGNYVKVGLTTDDLDIFTHDLIINSGAYPSPLNYKNFPKSICTSVNNVACHGIPDDRALQDGDIINIDITVFYNGYHGDCSKTFLIGNVDDFGRNLVSTTEICLNEAISICKPGRKFCDIGNLIEKTAANLGFTVVPAFIGHGIGHYFHGPPDIFHIYNNYPGEMRSGMTFTIEPALSYGGKEIVILEDGWTAVTLDFARTAQFEHTVLITDTGVDVLTIPSD
- the LOC138122646 gene encoding methionine aminopeptidase 1D, mitochondrial isoform X1, encoding MYFKTNILLHFRQLWAVKNFWMRKKVDYGKFNIVEPGSVSPQKQVPDYIPKPSYYVTGEPSEVMEAPEIKNHRQILGMRESCKLAANILKRVGNYVKVGLTTDDLDIFTHDLIINSGAYPSPLNYKNFPKSICTSVNNVACHGIPDDRALQDGDIINIDITVFYNGYHGDCSKTFLIGNVDDFGRNLVSTTEICLNEAISICKPGRKFCDIGNLIEKTAANLGFTVVPAFIGHGIGHYFHGPPDIFHIYNNYPGEMRSGMTFTIEPALSYGGKEIVILEDGWTAVTLDFARTAQFEHTVLITDTGVDVLTIPSD